A single region of the Rhodococcus sp. W8901 genome encodes:
- a CDS encoding PucR family transcriptional regulator, with product MGDDTRADLWLRDYITTTLTSEHLSAFLAFLEESFAADVPELASDAELERDLRSAIRGQFGAFLEASGPLADGPAAAPVSEATHALARTVAQRGLELRVLSRIYHAGHRAMLGFTSALIEQESLDPDFKIQVLTTMWSQTGELLSSMLDELAVTYSQERERLLQGAFAYRMTAVREILDGGGDQTQASARLGYPLQRAHIAVVLWADESTSSGGSLEPVVARLAGARRSLSVPSGAHGVWAWIATDDGDADPWTVDPLSVPKGVRLALGEPAAGIDGFRRSHREAIAAQRIAESGRRRATVTRYRDVEVVSMLSADPESMRALVERELGGLRGEDATAERLRDTLREVLACRGNHEAAARRLGVHKNTVRYRIQQVEATLGRDLTGRHLELELALACFDTFGG from the coding sequence GTGGGAGACGACACGCGTGCCGATCTGTGGTTGCGGGACTACATCACTACGACGTTGACGAGCGAGCATCTGAGTGCCTTCCTCGCATTCCTCGAGGAGTCGTTCGCCGCGGATGTGCCGGAACTGGCGTCGGACGCGGAACTGGAGCGGGATCTGCGCTCCGCCATCCGCGGTCAGTTCGGAGCATTCCTCGAGGCCAGCGGCCCGCTGGCCGACGGGCCGGCTGCGGCGCCGGTGTCCGAGGCGACCCACGCGCTGGCACGCACAGTGGCACAGCGGGGACTGGAACTGCGGGTGCTCTCGCGGATCTACCACGCCGGCCACCGCGCGATGCTGGGCTTCACGTCGGCGCTGATCGAGCAGGAGTCGTTGGATCCCGATTTCAAGATCCAGGTGCTGACCACGATGTGGTCGCAGACCGGCGAACTGCTCAGTTCAATGCTCGACGAGCTTGCGGTCACCTACTCGCAGGAGCGTGAACGTCTGCTGCAGGGCGCCTTTGCGTACCGGATGACGGCGGTGCGGGAGATCCTCGACGGCGGCGGAGACCAGACGCAGGCGTCGGCCAGGCTCGGGTATCCGCTGCAGCGGGCGCACATCGCGGTCGTGCTGTGGGCGGATGAATCCACATCGTCCGGTGGATCCCTCGAACCGGTCGTGGCGCGTCTGGCCGGGGCACGTCGTAGTCTGTCGGTGCCCTCCGGGGCGCACGGGGTGTGGGCGTGGATCGCCACCGACGACGGTGACGCTGATCCGTGGACGGTCGATCCGCTGTCGGTGCCGAAGGGGGTGCGGCTCGCGCTGGGCGAGCCGGCCGCCGGGATCGACGGATTCCGTCGCAGCCACCGGGAAGCGATTGCGGCGCAACGGATCGCCGAGTCCGGTCGCCGTCGTGCGACCGTCACGCGGTACCGCGACGTCGAGGTGGTGTCGATGCTGTCGGCGGATCCGGAGTCGATGCGGGCACTCGTCGAGCGGGAACTCGGGGGCCTGCGGGGTGAGGATGCCACCGCGGAGCGTCTCCGGGACACGCTGCGTGAAGTGTTGGCCTGCCGAGGTAACCATGAAGCCGCGGCCCGCAGGCTCGGTGTCCACAAGAACACGGTGCGGTACCGGATCCAGCAGGTGGAGGCCACGCTCGGGCGCGACCTGACGGGGCGGCACCTCGAACTCGAACTGGCGTTGGCTTGCTTCGACACCTTCGGGGGCTGA